The DNA sequence ATGTATTTAAGCGTCTTGGTTTTGAATTCAAGCAAGAAGGGGATGCTTTTGTTGTTACACCTCCAAGCTATCGCTTTGACATCGAAATCGAAGAAGATTTGATTGAAGAAGTCGCACGCATGTACGGCTTCGAAAATATCCCAGATCAACCACCAGTAGCGTCATTAAAGATGAGTGCTAAAGCAGAAGCTAAGCGTGGTATTCATTTGTTGCGCCAGCGTTTAGCTCTTCAAGGTTATCAAGAGGCAGTGAACTTCGGATTCACAGATCTTGAAAGTGAACAGCGCCTTGCTGGTGCAAAAGAGCAGGATCTGATTAAGGTGCTTAATCAGATTGCCAATCAGTATGGCGTCATGCGTAGCACACTCTGGGGTGGCTTGTTGGGCAACCTCAAGGCCAATTTAAACCGCGGAGCAGGGCGTGTGCGCCTGTTTGAGGCTGGTCGTGTATTCAAGCGTGACGCTAGCGTTCAAGAAGAGGCCGGCAAAGTGGCTGGCTTTCATCAGCCTCAAAAAATTGGTGGCTTAGCTTATGGATCATTTGTTCCTGAGCAATGGGCCAATGCAACACGTGCAGTTGATTTCTTTGACGTGAAGGGTGACCTTGAACGTGTTTTAGATCCGCTACATTTCATCACTGAAGCTGCGCAGCATCCAGCATTGCATCCTGGTCGTTCAGCTCAGGTGATTTTGAAGGCTGGCAAAAGCAATATTGCCATTGGTTGGATTGGTGAATTACATCCTGGTCTACAACAAGCTTATGAATTACCGCAAGCACCAGTGTTGTTTGAATTAGATTTAGAGCCTATTCGTGAACTCGGCTTACCTGTGCCTGAAGAGTTAAGTAAATTCCCGGCAGTACAACGTGATTTGGCATTGGTAGTGAAACAAAGTGTTTCTGCGCAATCATTATTAGATGTAATGGCTGCAAGCAAACAGAATTTTGTTCGCAATATTGAGCTCTTCGATGAGTTCAAGCCAAAGGCGGGTTCGAGCAGTATGGCAGACGATGAAAAGAGTTTGGCTTTCCGTGTCACCCTGTTAAACCCTAATGAAACATTGCAAGATCCCCAAATTGATGCAGTAATGGCTGCTTTATTGGGTGCCGTTGAGAAAAAGTGCGCAGCCCGTTTGCGCTAGGTTTAATATTAGATATAAATCAAATAATTAGTTACCAAAGAGACTAGCAATGACCGAATTGATTTCTAACGATACCGTTACTAAGAATGAGCTTTCAGAGGCTCTCTTTGATCAGGTTGGATTGAACAAGCGTGAAGCGAAAGACATGATTGATGCTTTCTTTGATCGTATTGGCCAATCACTTGAGACGGGTGTGGAAGTGAAGATCTCCGGTTTTGGTAATTTCCAGTTGCGCAATAAATCGGCTCGTCCTGGCCGAAATCCAAAGACAGGTCAAATGATTCCGATTGCTGCTAGACGTGTCGTTACTTTTCACGCCAGTCAAAAGCTTAAAGATGTAGTGGAGTCACATGCTCGAGAAAACCGAGTTTGATGCTAGCTCAGTACTGCTGAGCTCTCAACTTCCCCCTATACCAGCTAAACGCTATTTCACTATTGGTGAAGTGGCCGATCTTTGCGGTGTCCGTTCACATGTTCTACGCTATTGGGAACAAGAGTTTTCCCAGTTAAGTCCGCAAAAACGACGTGGTAACCGTCGCTACTACCAGCATCACGAGGTAGTTCTCATTAGAAAAATTCGCTCACTTCTCTATGAAGAGGGTTTTACGATTAGTGGCGCACGTAATCGCCTAGAAGAAGCTCGCGGAGACCTACGTTTACGCGAAGAATTGCAAGCAGTTCTGCAGATTCTCTCTAAATAGTTACTGCTACAATTTCGTCTTTCGTCGGGGCGTAGCGCAGCCTGGTAGCGTACATGCATGGGGTGCATGTGGTCGGAGGTTCAAATCCTCTCGCCCCGACCATCTAATTGCTTCTTTCACCAAAAACACCTTCCATGACAAGCACTGAAAAACCTATTGAATATTTTGGTCTCAAGATACCTTTCTTGGCACATTTAGGCGTTGTGCCTGAGTTTGCAAAAGATGGCAAGTCTCGGATTAGTTTGGACTTAAAGCCCGAATATGAGAATAGTTTTGGTATTGCTCATGGCGGTGTCATCATGACCCTCTTGGATTTTGCGATGGGTGCAGCAGCAAGAAGTACTACGGACATTCCTTTGGGTGCCATGACAATTGATATGTCGGTCAGTTTTCTACGCCCCAGTACCGGCAAAATCGTAGTGGAGGGCACCATCCTCAAGCCGGGTAAAACAATTAATTATTGTGAGGCCGTTGTTTTGAATGAGGCAGGTGAGATAACAGCTAAATCTAGCGGTACTTTTATGCTCAGAAAATCGAGTGCGCCTTAATTAAGCATAGTATTTATAATAATTATGTCTTTTATTTAATTTTATAAATAAAGTACTAATATATTTAGGTTAATAATCCATTAATATATATAGTCGTGGGGGATTAATTTATATATAATTACTCTCTAATGCAGTTTATTTACACTGCATATAACTACTTATTATTCGGAGAGTGAAAAAATATGCCTTCTTATAAAGAGCTTTTAGCCCAACGCGAACAGTTGGATAAACAGATTAAAGAAGCAATAGCCCTAGAAAAGGCAGATGGCATTGCCAAGGCAAAGCTAATTATTGAGCAATACAACCTAACGGCTGCAGATTTATTTAGTCGTAAGGCTGGGCTTAAGAGCGCTGGCGGTAAGGTTGCTCCAAAGTATCGAAATCCCTCTACAGGTGAAACCTGGACTGGTCGCGGCAAAGCGCCTAAATGGATTGAGGGAAGAGATCGTAGCGGATATTTGATCTAACCCCATGTTGTTTAAGATTTAGTACAAAAGGCCGCTAAAAGCGGCCTTTTTTATTGAGTATCCAGTTCCTGGGCAATACTAGGCGCATTTTCTGGCAAGGGCCTCCACAAATAGGGGTTCCAATAGATCGTGCCTGCTGCCATGAGTCCAATGTCCTTCAGTCTCCGGATTGGTTGCAGGGTAGCCAATGATGAGGGGATTGTGGTCTATTAAGCCGTTTTCGAGCTCCTTTTTGATACTTTCGCTAAATGAGGGCTTACCCCCTGAATTTTCATCCGCAAGAGTGACTACACCAGGATGCAGCTTAATAAAACCTTCATCCACTAGTATAGGTATACGCTGTGTGTCCTTGTTTTTGCTCAAATAATG is a window from the Polynucleobacter sp. MWH-Aus1W21 genome containing:
- a CDS encoding integration host factor subunit alpha; translation: MTELISNDTVTKNELSEALFDQVGLNKREAKDMIDAFFDRIGQSLETGVEVKISGFGNFQLRNKSARPGRNPKTGQMIPIAARRVVTFHASQKLKDVVESHARENRV
- a CDS encoding MerR family transcriptional regulator yields the protein MLEKTEFDASSVLLSSQLPPIPAKRYFTIGEVADLCGVRSHVLRYWEQEFSQLSPQKRRGNRRYYQHHEVVLIRKIRSLLYEEGFTISGARNRLEEARGDLRLREELQAVLQILSK
- a CDS encoding PaaI family thioesterase, which codes for MTSTEKPIEYFGLKIPFLAHLGVVPEFAKDGKSRISLDLKPEYENSFGIAHGGVIMTLLDFAMGAAARSTTDIPLGAMTIDMSVSFLRPSTGKIVVEGTILKPGKTINYCEAVVLNEAGEITAKSSGTFMLRKSSAP
- a CDS encoding H-NS family nucleoid-associated regulatory protein is translated as MPSYKELLAQREQLDKQIKEAIALEKADGIAKAKLIIEQYNLTAADLFSRKAGLKSAGGKVAPKYRNPSTGETWTGRGKAPKWIEGRDRSGYLI